From Triticum urartu cultivar G1812 chromosome 2, Tu2.1, whole genome shotgun sequence, a single genomic window includes:
- the LOC125537344 gene encoding zinc finger A20 and AN1 domain-containing stress-associated protein 9 isoform X1 encodes MDNDQNECIEASAGYHRPPYETHVLSLEDPRSPLAAMAQESWKESEETVQTPEAPILCVNNCGFFGSSMTNNMCSKCYRDFIKATTMAAPVVEKVFSVASSSSVTLEQAKADEVPAVAVADSQAAQEPPKPPSNRCLSCRKKVGLTGFQCRCGGTFCSMHRYADSHECTFDYKKAGREQIAKQNPVVIAEKINKI; translated from the exons ATGGATAATGATCAAAATGAATGCATTGAGGCCTCTGCTGGCTACCACCGGCCGCCCTATGAGACCCATGTCTTGTCATTGGAAGATCCTCGAAG CCCGTTGGCAGCAATGGCACAAGAGAGCTGGAAGGAGTCTGAGGAGACTGTCCAAACACCTGAGGCACCAATATTGTGTGTAAACAACTGCGGCTTCTTCGGTAGCAGCATGACGAACAACATGTGCTCCAAGTGCTACAGGGACTTCATTAAGGCCACGACAATGGCTGCCCCTGTAGTGGAGAAGGTGTTCTCAGTGGCATCATCTTCCAGTGTGACCTTGGAGCAAGCAAAGGCAGATGAAGTACCAGCCGTGGCTGTAGCTGATAGCCAAGCAGCACAGGAGCCTCCAAAGCCGCCCAGCAACAGATGTCTTTCATGCCGCAAGAAGGTAGGCTTGACCGGTTTCCAGTGCCGGTGCGGGGGAACATTCTGCTCCATGCACCGCTACGCTGACTCCCACGAATGCACTTTCGACTACAAGAAGGCTGGCCGGGAGCAGATTGCCAAGCAGAACCCTGTTGTGATAGCCGAGAAGATCAACAAGATATGA
- the LOC125537344 gene encoding zinc finger A20 and AN1 domain-containing stress-associated protein 9 isoform X2: MAQESWKESEETVQTPEAPILCVNNCGFFGSSMTNNMCSKCYRDFIKATTMAAPVVEKVFSVASSSSVTLEQAKADEVPAVAVADSQAAQEPPKPPSNRCLSCRKKVGLTGFQCRCGGTFCSMHRYADSHECTFDYKKAGREQIAKQNPVVIAEKINKI; this comes from the coding sequence ATGGCACAAGAGAGCTGGAAGGAGTCTGAGGAGACTGTCCAAACACCTGAGGCACCAATATTGTGTGTAAACAACTGCGGCTTCTTCGGTAGCAGCATGACGAACAACATGTGCTCCAAGTGCTACAGGGACTTCATTAAGGCCACGACAATGGCTGCCCCTGTAGTGGAGAAGGTGTTCTCAGTGGCATCATCTTCCAGTGTGACCTTGGAGCAAGCAAAGGCAGATGAAGTACCAGCCGTGGCTGTAGCTGATAGCCAAGCAGCACAGGAGCCTCCAAAGCCGCCCAGCAACAGATGTCTTTCATGCCGCAAGAAGGTAGGCTTGACCGGTTTCCAGTGCCGGTGCGGGGGAACATTCTGCTCCATGCACCGCTACGCTGACTCCCACGAATGCACTTTCGACTACAAGAAGGCTGGCCGGGAGCAGATTGCCAAGCAGAACCCTGTTGTGATAGCCGAGAAGATCAACAAGATATGA